A single genomic interval of Hymenobacter gelipurpurascens harbors:
- the imm9 gene encoding Imm9 family immunity protein: MQFSIKGHTSLVLGLFDLIETEGIDASLASLLQRATHATLHSKLDEWEVVFKLIFNGGISDIRVYHRYSSDPRRREKWVMVHVPIPTTVQVKWGAPPQAVITLQAEVGDEKWFRTVPGDLSIASTLQEHCCIAARVGILLALTTGLTVGGQRVQVEPGLLQ, encoded by the coding sequence ATGCAGTTCTCTATCAAAGGGCATACGTCACTAGTCTTGGGGTTATTTGACTTGATAGAAACAGAAGGAATTGATGCCTCTCTAGCTTCTCTCCTACAACGAGCAACTCATGCGACACTTCACTCCAAACTAGACGAATGGGAAGTAGTTTTCAAGCTCATCTTCAACGGAGGTATATCCGATATCAGAGTTTACCACAGGTATAGTTCAGATCCGAGACGCCGAGAAAAGTGGGTGATGGTTCATGTCCCAATTCCTACCACTGTGCAAGTGAAGTGGGGCGCTCCTCCGCAAGCAGTCATTACTCTACAAGCAGAGGTTGGGGATGAGAAATGGTTTAGGACAGTTCCCGGTGATTTGTCTATCGCCTCCACTCTTCAGGAGCATTGCTGTATAGCGGCCCGTGTAGGTATACTGCTGGCGCTTACGACTGGCTTGACTGTAGGAGGGCAACGAGTACAAGTAGAGCCGGGCCTCCTGCAGTAG
- a CDS encoding transposase, whose product MHVCRNLGYGKRTRPNACVFETSVHDLNESQRVLLGRAPAPTAVLVDGRTLQSTPESGPRAGYDGAQKRKGSKAHVAVATLGLLLGVDTRPEVAGRLAKVLRSGICGNEAKSITVTI is encoded by the coding sequence ATGCACGTGTGCCGAAATTTGGGGTATGGCAAGCGAACCCGCCCTAACGCCTGCGTGTTCGAGACTAGCGTACATGATTTAAACGAGTCGCAGCGCGTATTGCTGGGCCGGGCACCCGCCCCGACGGCCGTTCTTGTCGACGGGCGTACCTTGCAGAGTACGCCCGAAAGCGGGCCCCGGGCGGGCTATGACGGGGCTCAAAAACGCAAAGGCAGCAAGGCCCATGTTGCCGTCGCTACGCTAGGCCTGCTGTTGGGCGTGGACACACGCCCAGAAGTAGCGGGGCGTCTTGCTAAAGTACTACGTTCGGGCATCTGTGGCAATGAAGCGAAATCTATCACAGTTACGATATAG
- a CDS encoding LytR/AlgR family response regulator transcription factor: MSKIKCIIVEDEPLAVKILVDYIAQVPFMEFQQAFKDALLATDYLRENETDLIFLDIHLPKLKGMAFLKTLQNPPAVIITTAYHQYAVEGFDLNVTDYLLKPFEFERFLSAVNKVKLPQPEADAHREKLPEKDCLFLNVQKKKVKVLFADIVYVESQREYIKLVTTKNEYVAKMSTHEIESLLPSHSFKRIHRSFIVSLGKIESYSADTVEAHGVSLPIGRGYKDTLENL, from the coding sequence ATGTCTAAGATAAAATGCATCATCGTGGAAGATGAGCCCCTGGCCGTAAAGATTTTAGTCGATTACATCGCCCAGGTGCCCTTTATGGAGTTCCAGCAGGCCTTCAAAGATGCGCTTCTGGCGACCGACTACTTACGGGAAAATGAAACCGACCTTATTTTTTTAGACATTCACCTGCCGAAACTGAAAGGCATGGCGTTTTTGAAAACGCTCCAAAATCCCCCGGCCGTCATCATCACCACGGCATACCATCAGTACGCTGTGGAGGGATTTGATTTAAATGTAACGGACTACCTCTTAAAACCCTTTGAGTTCGAACGGTTTCTAAGTGCCGTCAATAAAGTGAAGCTCCCGCAACCGGAAGCCGATGCACACCGTGAAAAACTCCCGGAAAAGGATTGCCTGTTTCTGAACGTGCAGAAAAAGAAAGTAAAAGTGTTGTTCGCGGACATTGTATACGTCGAAAGCCAACGCGAGTACATCAAGCTGGTGACTACCAAGAACGAATACGTCGCCAAGATGAGCACGCATGAAATCGAAAGCCTGCTGCCCTCGCATTCATTCAAAAGAATTCATCGCTCGTTTATTGTGTCACTGGGCAAAATCGAATCCTATTCCGCCGATACCGTAGAGGCGCATGGCGTATCCCTTCCCATTGGCAGGGGATACAAAGACACCCTCGAAAACCTATAG
- a CDS encoding vanadium-dependent haloperoxidase yields MDQTLIGLFWAYDGVAELGTPPRLYNQIIRQVAMTRSPGNPAVPNTFAENAHLFAFVNVAMADAGILAWDQKFIYNFWRPVVGIREHDRSMGPGATEANNNVSDDCDSQWLPLGGPRTNRLGKNFTPPFPAYPSGHATFGAAAFHITRLFYGQGGRLQTNTLVADTLFQGLEFTSDELNGVSTDNKGTVRPRHRRDFADGLWQMIEENGRSRVYLGVHWVFDAFAVKNNNRPDFTKKIGGKYIGGVPLGLQIAEDIFDFGAGQAPQKSLVPPRP; encoded by the coding sequence GTGGATCAAACCTTAATCGGCCTCTTTTGGGCCTATGACGGCGTGGCTGAACTCGGGACGCCCCCGCGTCTCTATAATCAGATCATCCGTCAGGTCGCCATGACTCGTAGCCCTGGCAACCCGGCGGTGCCGAATACATTTGCCGAGAACGCCCATCTCTTCGCGTTCGTGAACGTGGCCATGGCCGATGCGGGGATTCTCGCCTGGGATCAGAAGTTTATCTATAATTTTTGGCGGCCGGTGGTCGGGATTCGCGAACACGACCGGTCCATGGGGCCCGGTGCCACCGAAGCCAACAACAATGTCTCGGATGACTGTGACAGCCAGTGGCTACCCTTGGGAGGGCCGAGGACGAACCGGCTGGGCAAGAACTTTACCCCGCCCTTTCCCGCCTATCCGTCCGGGCATGCCACCTTCGGGGCGGCGGCCTTTCACATCACCCGCCTATTCTATGGGCAAGGAGGAAGATTACAGACGAATACCCTCGTAGCGGACACGTTATTTCAAGGGCTCGAGTTTACGTCCGATGAGTTAAACGGGGTCAGCACGGACAATAAGGGTACCGTGCGACCACGCCACCGGCGTGATTTTGCCGATGGATTATGGCAGATGATTGAAGAAAACGGGCGCAGCCGGGTGTACTTGGGCGTGCACTGGGTGTTCGATGCCTTCGCCGTTAAAAACAATAATCGCCCTGATTTTACGAAGAAAATCGGGGGTAAGTACATTGGGGGCGTACCCTTGGGACTACAAATTGCAGAAGATATTTTCGACTTTGGGGCGGGGCAAGCCCCCCAAAAATCCCTGGTGCCCCCGCGGCCCTAA
- a CDS encoding malectin domain-containing carbohydrate-binding protein: MLHRFLFLLTGLTLGSGLIVPKANAQVAIFNASPSAQAGEAISVQGNFSATAKVYGAPGSSTSGTVLPVQVQSAGQASVQVPAALGQEVFQVWVEDSGQRSPAVFVNRAWGMHFDTPEVTPGGALRIFGRNLQLSGSAPQVRFAAQNGSGSATAVVNTSQSNSYKLTVTTPTTLQPGTTYDVFVSNGRGGSAGETKVDQVVKAVASGTDYFQLGVGWAAKLNFYNNVYNVRSDSRLTLKATGDGVANDQPAIQAAIDKASAAGGGIVYLPAGTFKLVYNGIGLNMRSRVVLQGAGKGQTFIKFGYGTFSNDKWGLMWSSTTQAGLADLTIQNVNESTNWINNMTGSGTEVFMQRINFDLSTGDWLWWANSNKMVIANSDFKQGIDSKSGYHGPVQLNGCTNFVIARNNFTYAVDGLNLNSAHEGVFEDNNVYRDGSARYPTTVVNHVLVMNFAENVAVLNNLFKVINGPAQNSNDGETIIAEGGAGDRPDEEAGTVTAATASTLQDNTKSWGVSRKKPVVAIINGKGMGQWRTITSRSGNTLNLDRPWDVVPTAGSRYAIFNWGARNWLIQGNNLEGNRRGVTLYHNATHQVAIVNNTLTNSGSIDLTPVQQQMSYGQQFVPMYTNQIVGNTVSNTDGSNGVFIGVHTVQYVQERTLGTSVIGLEVRRNTLRAHTPNTPAIVDAVFPEGYLNNLQFQVGGTNYVDEQIPAVLGSIFQDNTAINCNNAFYLNTGSYNTLICGTQLTNSPNLISDERFTGVNHGSVRTVTCTAPTSPVTNPTGSTQTEYRINAGGESLSTSVGSFVADQNFAPTPGLTYSTPSAIAGTTDDALYQTEHYGTNGIFAYALPIVNGTYKVVLHFAELYWTSAGQRVFDVSAENAKVLTAYDIVAKAGGALTAKTETFTVNVTDGTLNLDFSSLNTGGKDSPKVSAIEVLASSTTANAAPVVAVPSPDQTATVGVAYSYSFPAGTFADANNDALAYVAAQQGGAALPAWLSFNATTRTFSGTPLAAATYTLQVTASDGKGGQVTDTFLLTANAPASTPGTQSSYRINAGGGALSTSLGSFTADQNFAPSSASVYSTTAAIAGTSDDALYQTERYSASGAFGYALPVASGTYTVVLHFAELYWNSAGQRVFDVSAENTKVLTAYDIVAKAGGALTAKTETFTVNVTDGTLNLDFSSLNTGGKDSPKVSAIEVRSGSPTTTPSPTGQSVVSFTLMNADTDQPIRELAPGEQLNLSMLPTRNLNIRANTSPVTVGSVKFVLSGAASRTQVETAAPYALFADVSGNYNPWTPAVGSYTLVGTPFTMGNASGTAGTPLSLSFTVTDMAVRLVASQMATSSPATSTLMAGVYPNPTSDVLNVPVPEGGAMLTVYSLAGSKLLQQKATATHATLNVQNLPVGTYLLVIQSGSGASSKHRFVKR; encoded by the coding sequence ATGCTTCACCGTTTCCTTTTTCTGTTAACTGGCCTTACGCTGGGTAGTGGCCTGATAGTCCCGAAAGCAAACGCACAAGTCGCCATTTTCAATGCAAGTCCCTCCGCCCAGGCGGGCGAGGCAATCAGCGTGCAGGGTAACTTTAGTGCCACCGCGAAAGTGTACGGCGCTCCTGGATCTTCAACTTCCGGTACCGTCCTCCCCGTGCAGGTACAAAGCGCCGGGCAAGCATCGGTGCAGGTGCCCGCTGCTCTTGGCCAGGAAGTATTCCAGGTCTGGGTAGAAGATTCAGGGCAGCGCAGCCCGGCCGTGTTTGTAAACCGCGCCTGGGGGATGCACTTTGATACCCCGGAAGTTACTCCAGGGGGTGCCCTGCGAATTTTTGGGCGCAACCTGCAGCTTAGTGGCAGCGCTCCCCAGGTAAGATTCGCGGCCCAAAACGGCAGTGGCAGTGCCACCGCCGTTGTCAACACCAGCCAGAGCAATAGCTACAAATTAACTGTTACGACCCCTACCACCCTGCAGCCGGGCACGACGTACGACGTGTTCGTAAGCAACGGCCGCGGGGGGAGTGCCGGCGAAACCAAGGTAGACCAGGTGGTAAAGGCCGTAGCTAGCGGTACTGACTACTTCCAGCTGGGAGTAGGCTGGGCGGCTAAGCTCAACTTTTACAACAACGTTTACAACGTTCGCAGCGATTCTCGCCTTACCCTTAAAGCTACCGGCGATGGCGTGGCTAACGATCAACCAGCCATTCAGGCCGCTATTGATAAAGCCAGCGCCGCGGGTGGTGGCATCGTCTACCTTCCGGCAGGTACCTTTAAGCTAGTATACAACGGGATTGGGCTGAATATGCGCAGCCGGGTAGTATTGCAGGGCGCCGGCAAAGGCCAGACGTTTATAAAGTTTGGGTATGGCACGTTCAGCAATGATAAGTGGGGGCTGATGTGGTCCTCCACTACTCAAGCAGGATTAGCTGATTTAACCATCCAAAACGTAAACGAGTCCACGAACTGGATCAACAACATGACCGGTTCAGGCACCGAAGTCTTCATGCAGCGCATAAACTTCGATCTAAGCACGGGTGACTGGCTGTGGTGGGCAAACAGCAACAAAATGGTAATTGCCAATTCCGACTTTAAACAGGGAATTGACAGCAAATCCGGCTACCATGGGCCAGTGCAGCTGAACGGCTGCACGAACTTCGTCATTGCTCGCAACAACTTTACTTATGCCGTAGACGGGCTAAACCTTAACTCGGCGCACGAAGGCGTATTTGAGGACAACAATGTCTACCGCGACGGCAGTGCTCGTTATCCCACCACCGTGGTTAACCACGTACTGGTAATGAACTTCGCCGAAAACGTGGCGGTGCTTAATAACCTGTTCAAGGTAATAAATGGCCCTGCCCAAAACAGCAACGATGGCGAAACCATTATTGCCGAAGGAGGCGCGGGCGACCGCCCGGATGAGGAAGCTGGTACGGTCACTGCCGCTACTGCTAGTACGCTGCAGGATAACACGAAGAGCTGGGGTGTCTCCCGGAAAAAACCAGTAGTAGCCATAATCAATGGGAAAGGCATGGGCCAGTGGCGAACTATTACCAGCCGCAGCGGCAACACGCTGAACCTGGACCGCCCGTGGGATGTCGTGCCCACCGCCGGCAGCCGCTATGCCATATTCAACTGGGGAGCCCGCAACTGGCTTATCCAGGGAAACAACCTGGAAGGAAACCGCCGCGGCGTTACTCTTTACCACAATGCCACGCACCAGGTAGCAATTGTCAATAACACCCTGACCAACAGTGGCTCCATTGACCTGACTCCGGTACAGCAGCAAATGAGCTATGGGCAGCAATTCGTGCCCATGTACACCAACCAGATCGTGGGCAACACGGTGTCGAACACGGATGGCTCCAACGGCGTGTTCATTGGAGTTCACACCGTCCAGTACGTACAGGAGCGCACCTTAGGTACTTCTGTGATCGGCTTGGAAGTACGCCGCAATACGCTTCGGGCGCATACCCCCAATACGCCTGCGATAGTTGATGCTGTCTTCCCCGAAGGCTACCTAAACAATTTGCAGTTTCAAGTGGGGGGCACTAACTACGTCGACGAACAGATTCCGGCTGTTTTAGGTAGCATCTTCCAGGACAACACGGCCATCAACTGCAACAATGCCTTCTACCTCAACACGGGATCATACAACACCTTAATCTGTGGTACGCAGTTAACCAACTCGCCTAATCTGATTTCGGATGAGCGTTTCACGGGCGTAAACCACGGGTCGGTACGCACGGTAACGTGTACCGCCCCCACAAGCCCGGTAACGAACCCCACTGGCAGCACGCAAACCGAGTACCGCATCAATGCCGGCGGCGAGTCCTTAAGCACTTCCGTGGGTAGCTTCGTGGCCGACCAGAACTTCGCACCTACGCCAGGCTTAACTTACTCCACGCCCTCGGCCATTGCCGGCACCACGGACGACGCGCTCTACCAAACAGAACATTACGGGACGAACGGAATATTCGCTTACGCACTACCTATCGTGAACGGCACTTACAAAGTGGTGCTGCACTTTGCCGAGCTGTACTGGACGTCCGCTGGTCAGCGGGTGTTCGACGTGTCGGCCGAAAACGCGAAGGTGCTCACCGCGTATGACATCGTGGCCAAGGCCGGCGGGGCCTTGACGGCCAAAACGGAAACGTTCACGGTCAACGTCACGGACGGCACCTTGAATCTGGACTTCTCCTCCCTGAACACCGGCGGCAAAGACAGCCCCAAGGTGTCCGCTATTGAAGTGCTGGCAAGCTCAACAACGGCTAATGCGGCGCCGGTGGTGGCCGTGCCAAGCCCGGACCAGACGGCTACGGTTGGGGTGGCCTACAGCTACAGCTTCCCGGCGGGCACCTTCGCCGACGCCAACAATGACGCCTTGGCCTACGTGGCGGCCCAGCAGGGCGGAGCCGCGCTGCCCGCGTGGTTGAGCTTCAACGCCACGACGCGCACGTTCAGCGGCACGCCGCTGGCCGCGGCCACCTACACGTTGCAGGTGACGGCCAGTGACGGCAAGGGCGGGCAGGTCACCGACACCTTCCTGCTCACAGCTAATGCGCCTGCTTCAACTCCTGGTACGCAGAGTTCATATCGTATTAACGCGGGGGGTGGGGCCTTAAGCACCTCGCTGGGCAGCTTTACCGCCGATCAGAACTTCGCGCCCTCCTCAGCTAGCGTATACTCCACCACGGCCGCCATCGCCGGCACCAGCGACGACGCGCTCTACCAAACCGAGCGCTATAGCGCAAGCGGCGCCTTCGGCTATGCCTTGCCCGTAGCCAGCGGCACCTACACCGTGGTGCTGCACTTTGCCGAGCTCTACTGGAATTCGGCGGGCCAGCGCGTGTTCGACGTGTCGGCTGAAAACACAAAGGTGCTCACCGCGTACGACATCGTGGCCAAGGCCGGCGGGGCCTTGACGGCCAAAACGGAAACGTTCACGGTCAACGTCACGGACGGCACGCTCAACCTGGACTTCTCGTCCTTGAACACCGGCGGCAAAGACAGCCCTAAGGTGTCCGCTATCGAGGTACGCAGCGGCAGCCCTACAACGACCCCATCTCCGACTGGTCAGTCAGTGGTAAGCTTCACGCTGATGAACGCGGACACGGACCAGCCCATCCGCGAGCTGGCGCCGGGCGAGCAGCTCAACCTGTCGATGCTGCCGACCCGCAACCTGAACATTCGGGCCAACACCTCCCCCGTCACCGTGGGCAGCGTCAAGTTCGTGCTCAGCGGAGCTGCCTCCCGCACCCAGGTCGAGACGGCCGCGCCTTACGCGCTGTTTGCCGATGTCAGCGGCAACTATAACCCCTGGACGCCGGCAGTGGGTTCGTACACCCTGGTAGGAACTCCCTTTACTATGGGCAATGCTAGTGGCACGGCCGGCACCCCACTCTCGCTCAGCTTTACCGTGACCGATATGGCCGTACGCTTGGTCGCCAGCCAAATGGCTACTTCGTCTCCTGCAACCTCTACGCTAATGGCTGGAGTATACCCGAACCCCACGAGTGATGTTCTCAACGTACCGGTACCGGAGGGTGGGGCAATGCTGACAGTATACTCCTTGGCGGGTAGCAAGCTCTTGCAACAAAAGGCCACCGCTACGCACGCTACCCTGAACGTGCAGAACCTGCCCGTCGGAACGTACCTGCTGGTAATTCAAAGTGGCAGCGGCGCTTCTAGCAAGCACCGATTCGTAAAGCGATAA
- a CDS encoding arylamine N-acetyltransferase family protein has product MNRNEYLARIHYPGTPSVTFNSLAELQHCHMRAVPFENLAIHYQQPILLNEDRLFRKIVGNRRGGFCYELNGLFAQLLQEIGFTVTLISAEVCQSDGTFGPAFDHLALLVELDDVFLVDVGFGDSFIRPLRLQQRGSQMQGTTAYLIRQEGDTYVLHHKKLAEPGADWKPHYRFTRQARQLADFSPMCHYHQTSPESHFTHKRVCSRATVEGRVTFSDQRLVVTQGASRTETILESEAEFSQALQAHFSIRI; this is encoded by the coding sequence ATGAATCGTAACGAATATTTAGCGAGAATCCACTACCCCGGTACGCCTAGTGTGACGTTCAATTCGCTCGCGGAGCTACAGCACTGCCATATGCGGGCAGTGCCGTTTGAAAACCTAGCGATTCATTACCAGCAGCCTATCCTATTGAATGAAGACCGGTTGTTTCGAAAGATTGTCGGGAACCGCCGTGGTGGGTTTTGTTATGAATTGAATGGGTTATTTGCCCAGCTACTGCAAGAAATCGGGTTCACAGTCACGCTGATTTCTGCCGAAGTGTGCCAATCGGATGGCACCTTCGGTCCCGCCTTTGACCACCTGGCCCTGCTGGTGGAGCTGGACGACGTTTTCCTGGTGGATGTCGGCTTTGGCGATTCCTTTATCAGGCCGTTGCGCCTCCAGCAGCGCGGCTCCCAAATGCAGGGGACAACGGCCTATCTCATCCGTCAAGAAGGGGATACCTATGTTCTCCACCATAAAAAGCTAGCAGAACCAGGGGCAGACTGGAAACCTCATTATCGCTTCACGCGGCAGGCGCGGCAGCTCGCCGATTTCAGCCCCATGTGCCACTACCACCAGACGTCACCGGAATCCCACTTTACCCACAAGAGGGTCTGCTCCCGGGCCACGGTGGAGGGCCGGGTTACCTTCAGTGACCAGCGCCTGGTTGTAACCCAGGGCGCTAGTCGGACGGAAACTATCCTCGAGTCGGAAGCAGAATTCTCACAAGCCTTGCAGGCGCATTTTTCCATCCGGATTTGA
- a CDS encoding sensor histidine kinase, with protein sequence MNNGGVAANTFSDKRSKGAIDRKRVAFYGWVGLAYLVLWLIIDFSQYPAPVVPILINNIWLALYLVVINFLFFERILPFARRKRRTVLLPILLVILAVMGQIALYSIGLYLWRKAGIELHLYTALRTFTSTKHAVAYIFPHGLVSILFFGLAKHHYDFIQLKQFAQQLRIEKQEAELHYLRLQTNPHFLFNTLNNIYSLARDKSDLAPESLLRLSKILRFMLYETGAGDIPIENELKIIADYIALEKLRYDDSLQVNFSYHLPEIPERLPPLLLIPLVENAFKHGVSETRDNPFVDIQLAVEQRQLMFSVRNSAEASVGNASEKETIGLPNLRRQLELLYQEYELTIQPGPATFTAVLKINLASHV encoded by the coding sequence ATGAATAATGGAGGAGTAGCCGCAAACACTTTCAGCGACAAACGGTCGAAAGGGGCAATCGACCGGAAGAGGGTTGCCTTTTATGGATGGGTAGGCCTGGCCTATTTAGTTCTATGGCTGATTATCGACTTCTCGCAGTACCCTGCGCCGGTGGTGCCCATCCTTATCAATAATATCTGGCTGGCCCTCTACCTGGTCGTCATCAACTTTCTTTTTTTCGAACGGATCCTGCCATTTGCCCGGCGAAAAAGAAGAACGGTGCTGCTCCCTATTCTGCTGGTCATTTTGGCTGTAATGGGTCAAATTGCCCTCTATTCGATTGGCTTATACCTGTGGAGAAAGGCGGGAATTGAGCTTCACCTTTACACGGCGCTCCGAACGTTTACCTCCACCAAGCATGCAGTCGCCTATATTTTTCCGCATGGGTTGGTTTCCATCCTGTTTTTTGGCCTAGCCAAGCACCATTACGACTTCATCCAATTGAAGCAATTCGCACAGCAGCTGCGCATAGAAAAACAGGAGGCCGAACTGCACTACCTCCGGTTGCAAACGAACCCCCACTTCTTATTCAACACCTTAAACAACATTTATTCCTTGGCACGGGACAAGAGCGACCTGGCCCCCGAGTCGCTGTTACGGCTATCCAAAATATTGCGGTTTATGCTCTACGAAACGGGCGCGGGGGACATTCCGATTGAAAACGAGCTGAAAATCATCGCCGACTACATTGCCCTTGAAAAACTGCGCTACGACGATTCCCTGCAGGTTAACTTCAGCTACCACTTACCCGAAATTCCGGAACGCCTACCGCCGTTGTTGCTGATTCCCTTGGTCGAGAATGCGTTTAAGCACGGCGTATCCGAAACCCGGGACAATCCCTTCGTAGACATCCAGCTGGCTGTGGAGCAGCGGCAGTTGATGTTTTCGGTAAGAAACTCGGCCGAAGCCTCAGTTGGTAACGCCAGCGAAAAAGAAACCATCGGCCTCCCCAACCTGAGGCGGCAACTGGAGCTGCTCTACCAGGAGTATGAGCTCACCATTCAACCCGGCCCCGCCACTTTTACCGCCGTGTTAAAAATCAACCTGGCCAGCCATGTCTAA
- a CDS encoding GDSL-type esterase/lipase family protein, translated as MRARVLPFLLTGALALGGCGKKADDPQATAALTLSPQQKVARQVERLATSAAVNNPIASPAPTLVTGTLTAGVTVAYAAASAGSLVSSAPFAYWGGTPLIYAGTYVRFPAATISSTDGNTGGGTQGTIWRVAMRTDSPLVSIGVLGGYKYRILVDDTYVSKTTTGVLGVGGLQYLNLDFTNAGGAKPRTIQVEGAQAGGFSGVSVAPSYNVWAPPATPKIVFVGDSFCTGTGATFDGNGLVRVAGDYLGVGNIVASGVGGTGYVTAPVNIYNFAQRLSDWTTKSPDIVMFAGGFNDADDTALQPAVLSLLKSTRAALPDAILLVYGVWSGSTGPNAAVLSKENKISAAVTAFNDTNTRFIAMATATDGAWVTGTGYTGAPNGTGNSNLVTSTDRVHPTDYGHSYLGFRIAKAALDALGTF; from the coding sequence ATGCGCGCCCGAGTCCTTCCCTTCCTACTCACCGGAGCCCTTGCCTTGGGCGGCTGCGGCAAAAAAGCCGACGACCCACAGGCCACGGCGGCGTTAACGCTGTCACCGCAGCAGAAGGTCGCCCGCCAAGTTGAGCGGCTGGCCACCAGTGCCGCCGTCAACAACCCCATTGCCTCGCCCGCGCCCACCTTGGTCACGGGCACGCTGACGGCCGGGGTCACCGTGGCCTACGCGGCGGCCTCGGCTGGGTCGCTGGTGTCCAGTGCGCCTTTCGCTTATTGGGGCGGCACTCCGCTGATATACGCGGGCACCTATGTGCGCTTCCCCGCCGCGACCATCTCCAGCACGGACGGCAACACGGGCGGCGGCACGCAGGGCACGATTTGGCGCGTGGCCATGCGGACGGATTCGCCCTTGGTCAGCATTGGCGTGCTCGGCGGCTACAAGTACCGCATTTTAGTGGACGACACGTACGTGAGCAAAACAACGACCGGCGTGCTAGGCGTCGGCGGCTTGCAGTACCTGAACCTAGACTTCACCAATGCGGGCGGCGCCAAGCCCCGCACCATTCAGGTGGAGGGAGCGCAGGCCGGTGGTTTTTCCGGCGTGTCGGTGGCCCCGAGCTACAATGTGTGGGCGCCCCCGGCTACGCCCAAAATCGTGTTCGTCGGCGACAGCTTCTGCACCGGCACCGGCGCCACCTTCGATGGCAACGGCCTCGTGCGCGTGGCCGGCGACTACCTCGGGGTGGGCAACATCGTGGCCTCTGGCGTGGGCGGCACAGGCTACGTCACCGCGCCCGTCAACATCTACAACTTCGCCCAGCGCCTCTCGGACTGGACCACCAAATCACCCGATATCGTCATGTTTGCGGGCGGATTCAACGACGCCGACGACACCGCCCTGCAACCGGCCGTGCTTTCGCTGCTGAAATCCACGCGCGCGGCCCTGCCCGACGCCATTCTGCTGGTGTACGGCGTCTGGTCGGGCAGCACCGGCCCAAATGCGGCCGTGCTGAGCAAGGAGAACAAAATTTCGGCCGCTGTCACAGCCTTTAACGACACGAACACGCGCTTCATTGCGATGGCTACCGCCACGGATGGGGCCTGGGTGACCGGTACGGGCTACACCGGGGCACCCAACGGCACCGGCAACTCCAACCTGGTCACCAGCACGGATAGGGTTCACCCTACCGACTACGGCCATTCCTATCTCGGTTTCCGCATCGCTAAGGCAGCGCTCGACGCGCTAGGCACCTTCTAG
- a CDS encoding DUF4386 domain-containing protein, which produces MHPTNLLDPKVQSAYPSTPTAFAVGRKVGILLLLQLAAALTLPFILTKPLTVGTPAFLTEVAAHSLQIRGAVLLSFIGSALTVYLGVTTFPLFRRYSPSAALLFIIVCGVSCTLDIVQAGTVMSMLAISNKFMEAGAADSELYQVVGAAVASARRSAHATQLLAISAWMFIFYCSLLRFHLVPRVLAAIGVIGVSLQFTGVTLMMFLGYPAIGPMAMPLLPIQILVSIWLVVKGVPDTSPGLAPVSKIKYAISS; this is translated from the coding sequence ATGCATCCCACTAATCTGCTGGACCCCAAAGTACAGAGCGCTTACCCATCCACCCCTACGGCTTTTGCCGTTGGACGGAAAGTCGGCATTTTGCTATTGTTACAATTAGCGGCCGCGCTCACATTGCCCTTTATCTTGACGAAGCCGCTAACGGTGGGCACGCCGGCTTTCCTGACAGAAGTGGCCGCGCATTCTTTGCAGATTCGCGGGGCAGTTCTGCTCTCGTTCATTGGCTCCGCGTTGACCGTTTATCTGGGGGTTACGACTTTTCCCCTATTCCGGCGCTACAGTCCATCGGCGGCGCTCCTATTCATCATCGTTTGCGGGGTGAGCTGCACCTTGGATATCGTGCAGGCCGGTACTGTAATGTCGATGCTGGCCATTAGCAACAAGTTCATGGAAGCCGGGGCCGCTGACTCCGAGCTGTATCAGGTGGTGGGGGCCGCCGTGGCATCTGCCAGGCGCTCGGCCCATGCCACGCAGTTGCTAGCCATCAGTGCTTGGATGTTTATTTTCTATTGTTCGTTGTTACGCTTTCACCTGGTGCCGCGGGTGTTAGCTGCAATTGGGGTTATCGGCGTCAGTCTGCAGTTCACGGGGGTAACCTTGATGATGTTCCTTGGATATCCTGCCATCGGCCCGATGGCTATGCCGTTGCTTCCGATTCAAATTCTTGTTTCTATATGGTTAGTTGTAAAGGGAGTACCTGATACATCACCTGGGTTAGCACCCGTATCGAAAATTAAATACGCGATATCGAGCTGA